One part of the Haliotis asinina isolate JCU_RB_2024 chromosome 2, JCU_Hal_asi_v2, whole genome shotgun sequence genome encodes these proteins:
- the LOC137274658 gene encoding protocadherin beta-3-like — MMGVPRRNMHLLNICITLVFIIVGLQFSSGQLNEITFRLQEQRPYATYVGNVAVKSDIARNLSNAVFQTLTYNFLNPNSLQTASLFSINRRTGAIHTAAMIDRETVKRNDKEVCAFFAECEIEFDVTVQSQNTSFLRIITVKMIIEDINDSPPTFVPNEIKIYVSESTNAGSKIPIAGATDKDTPGRNSVQTYEITSYKDVFDVNFVHKLDGSSSLKVVVLKGLDRELKDRYQFTILAKDGGTPPLTGTLTVNVEVIDVNDNAPEFALNRYNIIVKETTPINSVVGRVAARDSDSGKNARVLYRFSTLRTSKIEELFTLDETTGQLIVKKPLQYESGNTFEAVIEAVDKGETPQASQAILVVNIIDDGNTPPRVTLNLASSVVYSDTILLSEGSNIGTFVGRVKVEDTDPGKNGDVHCSSLDDHFSLNKLDANSFAILLLKALDRETKDKHNVTVVCSDSGTPSLSASVGFIVRVTDINDNAPVFTSRTYIANVTENINRSVNLITVKANDADMGINGEVSYSLSMEAGSMFSIDTHRGVIRANGAFDRETMNKMTFLVKAMDHNSKSRTGTATVTVNILDVNDNKPVFPPTPFKFRIPENLRTAKRVGQLTAIDKDIGNNAALQYKTQTNDPSIPFVVFSDGVIRTERQLDREIQDKYTLHVFVTDNGQPPLYSNGTVIIEVTDVNDNSPTILFPNDVNNSVILSSDTDPATTFTSIEATDDDIGINAEIMFFITGGNRGNVFTIGRSTGEIRLTRSLTTSDEKEYKLTISVQDSGSPPQESQTLLIINVNYTNNTIAADWNAEKNAHTYRIIAGIVGGVTFILSILIVSIILLIRRNDNARRDTEEKMGVQEECGKREMERRIWQEVNTEDIKADFEREKQGDKCYKPKMDKDRSFTIDPDRNTSDSFLSHAALDQYGKPEFFTFRKGHGPPFSEDVRSDASGETTTSDSGRGGSEEDIQLPPLPDLKGFSGSHQIFSVAIDENEEFSPQSTPQNMPEKSRTLSTFSNSNTANKISLPPTSSFRDIHSIQDSTFRNNQRNQPKVRFSTDSVANGPRYQGNGKHAKFPKEFNGRTNVPIISNGEYYTRQDQSGFSHLGSYHSLPRSVDDDDNTTTSGSYTLNPDDFEEVFCER; from the exons ATGATGGGAGTTCCTAGGCGGAATATGCACCTCTTGAACATCTGTATTACCCTCGTATTTATTATTGTGGGACTTCAGTTCAGTTCTGGACAACTGAATGAGATAACGTTTAGGTTACAAGAGCAGAGACCTTATGCAACATATGTCGGAAATGTAGCTGTTAAGAGTGACATTGCAAGAAATTTATCCAATGCTGTGTTTCAAACTCTGACGTACAACTTCCTGAATCCAAACAGTCTGCAAACAGCGTCTCTGTTTAGCATTAATAGACGAACAGGTGCTATCCACACAGCGGCAATGATTGACAGGGAGACTGTGAAAAGAAATGACAAAGAAGTGTGTGCATTCTTTGCTGAGTGTGAAATCGAATTTGATGTGACGGTACAAAGTCAGAACACTTCCTTCCTGAGAAttatcacagtgaaaatgatcATAGAGGACATCAACGATTCCCCGCCGACATTTGTACCAAACGAAATTAAAATTTATGTCTCGGAATCAACGAACGCTGGGTCGAAGATCCCTATAGCAGGTGCTACAGATAAGGACACGCCTGGGCGGAATTCGGTTCAGACGTACGAGATCACGTCATACAAGGACGTGTTTGACGTGAACTTTGTCCATAAACTTGACGGGAGTTCCAGCCTCAAGGTAGTAGTCCTCAAGGGACTTGACCGAGAGTTGAAGGACAGATACCAATTCACAATTCTGGCCAAAGACGGAGGAACACCTCCCCTTACCGGAACACTGACCGTCAATGTTGAAGTCATTGACGTCAACGACAATGCTCCCGAGTTTGCCCTGAACCGTTACAATATCATCGTTAAAGAAACCACTCCCATAAACTCAGTTGTTGGAAGAGTCGCTGCTCGGGATAGTGATTCTGGGAAGAACGCCCGGGTGTTATATCGCTTCAGCACTCTCAGAACATCCAAGATTGAGGAACTCTTCACCTTGGATGAGACTACCGGGCAGCTGATTGTAAAGAAACCCCTGCAATACGAATCAGGGAATACGTTTGAAGCTGTCATAGAGGCCGTGGACAAGGGGGAAACACCTCAAGCATCCCAGGCTATCCTTGTAGTCAATATCATTGACGACGGAAACACGCCACCTCGCGTGACTCTCAATCTTGCGTCATCTGTCGTGTACAGTGATACTATACTTTTGTCGGAGGGTTCAAACATTGGTACATTTGTTGGCAGGGTCAAGGTAGAGGATACTGACCCTGGTAAAAATGGCGATGTCCACTGTTCATCTCTTGATGATCATTTTAGTTTGAACAAACTGGACGCTAATAGTTTTGCTATCCTCCTCCTAAAGGCGTTGGATAGGGAAACGAAGGATAAGCATAATGTGACTGTTGTGTGCTCAGATTCTGGAACACCGAGTTTGTCGGCCTCTGTGGGTTTCATCGTTCGGGTTACAGACATCAACGACAACGCGCCAGTGTTCACGTCTAGGACgtatattgccaatgtgactgaGAACATAAACaggtcagtgaacctgatcacAGTCAAAGCGAATGATGCGGACATGGGTATTAATGGGGAAGTGTCCTATTCTCTGAGCATGGAGGCTGGATCAATGTTCTCAATTGACACTCACCGTGGTGTCATCAGAGCTAATGGTGCCTTTGATCGAGAAACAATGAACAAAATGACATTTCTTGTGAAAGCTATGGATCATAATTCTAAATCCAGAACTGGAACAGCTACAGTGACAGTCAACATTTTAGATGTCAATGACAACAAACCCGTGTTCCCTCCAACACCGTTCAAGTTCCGCATCCCAGAAAATCTAAGAACCGCCAAGAGGGTGGGACAATTGACCGCTATAGATAAAGACATAGGAAACAACGCTGCCCTTCAGTATAAAACCCAGACCAATGATCCATCTATTCCGTTTGTAGTGTTTTCGGACGGTGTGATCCGCACTGAACGTCAGCTTGACAGAGAGATCCAGGACAAATATACTCTTCATGTGTTCGTCACGGATAATGGTCAACCGCCACTGTATTCGAACGGTACTGTGATTATAGAGGTAACGGACGTGAACGACAATAGCCCTACAATATTATTCCCCAACGACGTCAACAACAGCGTCATCCTGAGCTCTGATACCGACCCTGCTACAACCTTCACCTCAATTGAAGCCACAGATGACGATATCGGAATAAATGCAGAAATAATGTTCTTTATAACAGGAGGGAACCGAGGCAACGTCTTCACCATTGGGAGAAGCACTGGTGAAATTCGACTGACACGATCCTTGACAACAAGTGACGAAAAAGAATATAAGCTGACTATTTCAGTTCAGGATAGTGGTTCTCCGCCACAGGAATCGCAAACACTGTTAATCATTAACGTCAACTATACTAACAATACGATAGCTGCTGACTGGAATGCTGAAAAGAATGCGCATACGTACAGAATCATCGCTGGTATTGTTGGCGGGGTGACATTCATACTGTCAATCTTGATCGTGTCAATCATACTGTTAATACGACGGAATGACAACGCAAGGAGAGACACAGAGGAGAAGATGGGTGTTCAAGAGGAGTGTGGCAAGAGGGAAATGGAGAGAAGGATTTGGCAGGAAGTCAACACAGAAGACATAAAGGCCGACTTTGAGAGAGAAAAACAAGGGGATAAGTGTTATAAACCAAAAATGGACAAAGATCGCAGTTTTACGATTGATCCGGACCGTAACACGAGCGATTCGTTCCTAAGTCACGCCGCCTTGGACCAGTACGGGAAACCTGAGTTCTTTACTTTTAGAAAG GGGCACGGACCGCCATTCAGCGAAGATGTGCGCAGTGATGCATCAGGGGAGACAACCACAAGCGACAGTGGCCGAGGCGGAAGTGAGGAGGATATTCAACTACCACCACTTCCGGATCTGAaag GATTTAGCGGCAGTCATCAGATATTTTCGGTTGCTATCGACGAAAATGAAGAATTTTCTCCCCAGTCTACCCCGCAAAACATGCCGGAGAAGTCCCGCACTCTCTCAACCTTCTCCAACTCAAATACCGCCAACAAAATATCCTTACCTCCAACATCATCATTTCGAGACATCCATTCCATTCAAGATTCTACATTTCGTAATAACCAAAGAAATCAACCAAAAGTGAGATTCAGTACAGATAGTGTAGCTAACGGGCCGAGATATCAAGGAAACGGAAAACACGCCAAATTTCCGAAGGAGTTCAATGGAAGAACAAACGTTCCAATCATCAGTAACGGGGAATACTATACAAGACAGGACCAATCCGGATTTTCGCATCTTGGCTCCTACCATAGCCTCCCTCGTAGTGTCGATGATGACGATAACACTACAACGTCAGGGAGTTACACGTTAAACCCAGATGACTTTGAGGAAGTGTTCTGTGAAAGATGA